From one bacterium genomic stretch:
- a CDS encoding methylmalonyl-CoA mutase: MSSRDQWLAALEKLISSQKERRNRFETESHLEVAPLYGPSGDLSADPNIGFPGFFPFTRGVQPNMYRGRFWTMRQYAGFGTAEESNTRYKYLLSQGTTGLSVAFDLPTQVGYDSDAPEAVGEVGRVGVAISSIDDMTVLFDDIPLDKVSTSMTINATAAVLMALYIAVARSRNLSERDLEGTVQNDILKEFIARGTYIYPPRESLRLVTDIIDYCRVNMPKWNTISISGYHIREAGSTAVQELAFTFSNAMAYVQSAIDRGMNVDSFAPRLAFFWGCHNNFFEEIAKFRAARRIWAKLMREKFGAQNDRSWMLRFHTQTAGCTLTAQQPDNNAVRVTLQALAAVLGGTQSLHTNALDEALGLPTERTAQLALRTQQIIAHESGVADTVDPVGGSYFVEDLTNRIEIAVWKEMEHIEKLGGAVSAIEKRYFQDSISTEAYRYQREIEEAQRVIVGVNRFQTGDAAEQLVLNVDASIEQKQRDRLANLRRARNNSKVSSALDQLVSAAKGDSNLMPHLIGAVQQKATLGEISNCLRQTWGVYSEK, from the coding sequence ATGAGTTCGCGTGATCAATGGCTGGCTGCGCTCGAAAAGCTGATCTCAAGCCAAAAGGAGCGCCGAAACCGTTTTGAGACTGAGAGTCACCTTGAAGTTGCGCCATTGTACGGTCCTTCCGGTGATTTGAGTGCAGATCCAAATATCGGTTTTCCGGGCTTTTTTCCGTTCACGCGCGGAGTTCAGCCCAACATGTATCGCGGCCGCTTCTGGACGATGCGGCAATACGCCGGTTTCGGGACGGCGGAAGAGTCGAACACCAGATACAAGTATTTGCTAAGTCAGGGAACGACCGGCCTCTCGGTCGCTTTTGACTTGCCGACTCAAGTTGGATACGACAGCGATGCACCCGAAGCGGTGGGCGAGGTGGGACGCGTTGGTGTTGCAATTTCAAGTATTGATGACATGACTGTGCTGTTTGACGATATTCCGCTTGACAAAGTCAGCACGTCGATGACTATCAATGCGACTGCGGCTGTACTGATGGCACTTTACATTGCAGTCGCGCGTTCAAGAAATTTATCGGAAAGGGACCTTGAAGGTACGGTCCAAAACGACATTCTAAAGGAATTCATTGCCCGGGGAACCTATATTTATCCTCCCCGCGAGTCTCTGAGGTTGGTGACAGACATCATTGACTACTGCCGTGTGAATATGCCCAAGTGGAATACGATTTCCATATCGGGTTATCACATTCGCGAAGCGGGCTCGACCGCCGTGCAGGAACTTGCGTTCACGTTTTCGAATGCGATGGCTTATGTGCAGTCTGCGATTGACCGTGGGATGAATGTAGATAGTTTCGCTCCGAGACTTGCGTTCTTTTGGGGTTGCCACAACAATTTCTTTGAGGAAATTGCAAAATTTCGCGCCGCGCGCCGCATCTGGGCGAAACTGATGCGTGAAAAGTTCGGAGCCCAGAATGATCGATCGTGGATGCTTCGCTTTCATACGCAGACTGCTGGTTGCACTTTAACTGCACAGCAGCCGGACAACAATGCAGTGCGCGTCACGCTTCAGGCGCTGGCAGCGGTTCTGGGGGGGACACAAAGCTTGCATACAAATGCCCTGGATGAAGCGCTTGGGTTACCTACTGAACGGACGGCACAACTAGCGCTTCGAACTCAACAGATTATCGCACACGAAAGTGGAGTTGCCGATACCGTGGATCCCGTGGGTGGAAGTTACTTTGTCGAAGATCTCACAAATCGTATCGAGATTGCAGTCTGGAAAGAGATGGAGCACATTGAAAAGCTGGGTGGTGCTGTAAGTGCGATTGAAAAGCGCTATTTCCAGGACTCGATATCAACGGAAGCTTATAGGTATCAGCGTGAAATTGAGGAAGCGCAACGTGTAATTGTTGGCGTAAATCGATTTCAGACTGGTGACGCTGCTGAGCAGCTTGTGCTGAACGTGGACGCATCGATCGAACAGAAGCAGCGTGACAGACTTGCTAATCTTCGCAGAGCACGGAACAATTCAAAGGTCTCGAGCGCACTCGATCAACTCGTCTCGGCGGCGAAAGGCGATTCTAATCTGATGCCACATTTGATTGGCGCAGTGCAGCAGAAGGCCACCTTAGGCGAGATTTCGAATTGCCTGCGGCAGACTTGGGGAGTTTATTCGGAAAAGTGA
- a CDS encoding acetyl-CoA carboxylase biotin carboxyl carrier protein subunit yields MYDRTTIHIGDAKFDVRRSDTDLFVNDTRIDFPEFSLEKRLVTVRLSDRVVRFAVNRNGDDLWLIMSGRVLPLSIETERDRLLKVAAQATTGEGGSIIVKAAMPGLVVRTVAHVGQQVKRGETILILEAMKMENEVRAPADGMVSDIHVKERDSVEKGAHLVNLKL; encoded by the coding sequence ATGTATGATAGGACAACAATTCACATTGGCGATGCAAAGTTTGACGTTAGGCGATCAGATACTGATTTGTTTGTGAATGACACAAGGATTGACTTTCCGGAGTTTTCCCTGGAGAAACGACTAGTTACAGTGCGACTCTCAGATCGCGTTGTGCGATTTGCCGTCAATCGAAATGGCGATGATTTGTGGTTAATAATGAGTGGCAGGGTTTTACCTCTGTCAATCGAAACCGAAAGAGACAGATTGCTCAAAGTTGCGGCACAAGCGACCACTGGTGAAGGCGGAAGCATAATCGTGAAAGCTGCCATGCCGGGTCTGGTTGTGAGAACTGTAGCGCACGTAGGTCAGCAGGTTAAGCGGGGCGAGACCATACTGATTCTGGAAGCAATGAAAATGGAGAATGAGGTTCGTGCACCGGCGGATGGAATGGTTAGTGATATACATGTCAAGGAACGAGACTCTGTCGAAAAAGGTGCTCATCTTGTCAATCTCAAATTGTAG
- a CDS encoding acetyl-CoA carboxylase biotin carboxylase subunit has protein sequence MKSVLIANRGEIAVRIARTCREMGIRTIAVYSDVDKNSLHVTEADSAYSLGGATPAESYLSQEKLIGIAEHCGAEAIHPGYGFLSENAAFADRVVKAGLIWIGPPASAIQAMGSKTEARALMISANVPVVPGTQTAVETADEALGFAREFGYPVLLKAAAGGGGKGMRVVREEQDLETALAAAQREALSAFGNGSVYVEKYLERPKHIEVQIFADSYGNAVYLGERECSLQRRHQKIIEEAPSAAVSPSLRMKIGETAVMAAKACGYVNAGTCEFLLDRNGEYYFLEMNTRLQVEHAVTEMVTGIDLVRLQIETARGQKLPYTQSEVSLRGHAIEVRIYAEDVLAGFLPSTGTLEVWRPPSGPGLREDSAMYEGAEISRHYDPMISKLIAYGETREAAIQRMRRALNEYFIAGVMNNVGFCNFVLQREEFRTAAFDTGSVEREFLPDYREYTRETVDLPDWLPAAIALANKAYRTEAAHPYAVKSIEARNDWKFTGRKRALRS, from the coding sequence ATGAAGTCAGTGTTGATTGCAAATCGTGGCGAAATCGCAGTACGGATTGCGCGTACTTGCCGCGAAATGGGCATCAGGACCATAGCTGTGTATTCTGATGTTGACAAAAATAGTCTGCATGTCACTGAAGCTGATTCTGCATATTCACTTGGTGGAGCTACACCGGCCGAAAGTTATCTAAGTCAAGAGAAGTTAATTGGAATTGCAGAGCATTGTGGAGCGGAAGCAATTCATCCTGGATACGGCTTTCTCTCTGAAAACGCAGCATTTGCCGATCGTGTTGTCAAGGCCGGACTGATTTGGATTGGCCCCCCGGCATCTGCTATACAGGCAATGGGCTCAAAGACCGAGGCGAGAGCTTTGATGATATCGGCCAATGTTCCGGTCGTGCCGGGTACGCAGACAGCAGTGGAGACTGCTGACGAAGCTCTTGGTTTTGCGCGAGAATTCGGTTACCCCGTGCTATTGAAGGCTGCCGCTGGAGGAGGCGGAAAAGGAATGAGAGTGGTCCGTGAGGAGCAGGACCTTGAAACCGCGCTGGCTGCCGCTCAGCGCGAGGCTCTTTCAGCCTTCGGGAACGGTTCAGTGTATGTGGAGAAATATTTGGAGCGGCCAAAGCACATTGAAGTTCAGATCTTCGCGGACTCATACGGCAATGCAGTTTATCTCGGTGAACGGGAGTGCTCGTTGCAGCGTCGTCACCAAAAGATAATCGAAGAGGCTCCTTCTGCAGCAGTATCACCATCACTGCGCATGAAGATTGGGGAGACTGCCGTCATGGCTGCCAAGGCATGTGGCTATGTGAACGCTGGTACATGCGAATTCTTGCTCGATCGAAACGGGGAGTATTACTTTCTCGAGATGAATACGCGTTTGCAAGTGGAGCATGCCGTTACTGAGATGGTAACGGGAATTGACTTGGTCAGATTGCAGATTGAGACGGCACGTGGGCAGAAACTGCCATACACTCAAAGTGAAGTGAGTCTCCGTGGCCATGCTATTGAAGTCAGAATTTACGCTGAGGATGTGCTGGCTGGTTTTCTACCGTCCACCGGTACACTTGAAGTCTGGAGACCGCCGTCAGGACCAGGACTTCGCGAGGATAGCGCGATGTATGAAGGAGCAGAGATCAGCAGACACTATGACCCAATGATTTCAAAGCTCATTGCATATGGTGAAACGCGGGAAGCCGCAATCCAGAGAATGCGCCGCGCTCTCAACGAGTATTTCATTGCGGGAGTTATGAATAATGTGGGCTTTTGTAATTTTGTGCTGCAAAGAGAAGAGTTCAGAACGGCTGCGTTTGACACGGGCTCGGTTGAAAGAGAGTTTCTTCCCGATTATCGCGAGTATACTCGTGAAACCGTCGACTTGCCGGATTGGTTGCCTGCCGCGATTGCACTGGCAAATAAGGCCTATCGAACCGAAGCAGCGCATCCTTACGCTGTGAAATCAATTGAAGCACGCAATGACTGGAAATTCACAGGTCGCAAGCGTGCACTGCGGAGTTGA
- a CDS encoding DEAD/DEAH box helicase → MNLNGLAKAINSDPLLGNSLIYRGTLAGREASFDYTHYELPSSIRTALSVQGIQRLYSHQYEALHRLRNGENIVVVTPTASGKSLSYVLPLLERIEREPETTGLLLFPLKALEQDQSAKLDVWQQLLKNDLIFSKAIFDGDTPSAIRQKIKKSPPNLLISNPDMLHMGILAYHQGWEKLFRRLRFIVLDELHAYRGVFGSHILQVFKRLKRLLHYYGSRPQFVCLSATISNPAEFASGLIGERVSVIKESGAPVPERDFMVLNAPEMSLSGTVTRAMTHALDLGYKTIVFTKSRVATEIIYRSIKESRPDLASRISSYRAGFLPEERREIEHDLSSGKLQGVVSTSALELGIDIGGLDVCILAGFPGSMMSLWQRAGRVGRRGSPSGIILVTGADQLDQYFARNVDSLLSRPLERALVNARNDHILKQHLPAAAAEVPLMYDDPYINVAEHAETIADLERKRMLLRSASGKQWFPGRPRPHAYVNLRNVGGVFDIIDESRNDKKAIGSLAGNSVFRECHDGAVYLHRGEPYLVEKLDLRRKSVHVRPFDDRVYTMVRSQKETEILDVRDTRIAGSFVTRLGLLKVTEYFVGYERRHLYSQELLSVEPLELPPQSFNTLGCWIELPAGLKAMLDEEDFHFMGSIHAIEHAAISLTPLLALCDRNDLGGISFTRHPQLSNGAIFFYDGYPGGVGIAECIYTSMEDLLQRTRDLIASCVCDEGCPSCIQSPKCGSGNRPLDKSGSVFTLDVLGSLVAETVVPCQIVQTSEKVSEVVESVYQAQVLPADKRVLVFDLETQLAADEVGGWNEARQMRVAVAAVWDSIEDKVLTYDESTVDSLLEHMKLADLICGFNVRSFDLEVLRGYTFENLQSLPVLDLIDEVVANRGGRLKLDTIAKATLGVGKSADGLQSLQWFRDGRIDLVREYCIKDVEITRDVLTFALLNGFILYEDKSGAHVKLPLCIDLERYFKKRSRVLQ, encoded by the coding sequence GTGAATCTGAACGGTCTGGCGAAGGCGATAAATAGTGATCCACTCCTCGGCAATTCTCTGATCTATCGAGGAACTCTTGCCGGCCGGGAAGCTTCATTCGATTACACTCACTACGAATTGCCTTCATCAATCCGCACGGCTCTAAGTGTTCAGGGTATTCAAAGGCTATATAGTCACCAGTATGAGGCTCTTCATCGACTCCGTAATGGCGAAAACATCGTTGTCGTAACGCCCACGGCAAGTGGCAAGTCGCTAAGCTACGTTTTACCTTTGCTTGAACGGATTGAGCGAGAACCAGAAACAACTGGACTTCTGCTCTTTCCACTAAAGGCTCTCGAGCAAGATCAGTCAGCGAAACTTGACGTTTGGCAACAGCTGCTGAAGAATGATCTGATCTTCTCCAAGGCCATCTTTGATGGAGATACTCCTTCGGCGATTCGGCAGAAAATCAAGAAGAGTCCGCCTAATTTGCTAATCAGCAATCCGGACATGCTTCACATGGGTATCCTGGCCTATCATCAGGGATGGGAGAAACTCTTCAGGCGTCTTAGGTTCATCGTTCTCGACGAGCTTCATGCCTACCGCGGCGTCTTCGGTTCGCATATTCTTCAAGTATTCAAACGCCTGAAGCGCCTGCTGCATTACTATGGCAGCAGGCCGCAATTTGTCTGCCTGTCCGCAACCATTTCGAATCCCGCAGAGTTCGCATCGGGGCTGATTGGAGAGAGAGTCTCAGTCATTAAGGAATCTGGTGCTCCAGTCCCTGAACGCGATTTCATGGTATTGAATGCGCCTGAAATGTCGTTATCAGGCACCGTTACACGGGCAATGACTCATGCCCTTGATCTTGGGTACAAGACAATTGTCTTTACGAAGAGCAGAGTAGCGACCGAGATCATCTACCGTTCAATAAAAGAGTCCCGGCCGGATCTTGCGTCGAGAATTAGCTCGTATAGGGCTGGGTTTCTGCCTGAAGAGCGCCGCGAAATTGAGCATGATTTGTCTTCCGGAAAACTGCAGGGTGTTGTAAGCACTAGCGCGCTTGAACTTGGCATTGATATAGGGGGCCTGGATGTTTGCATTCTTGCGGGTTTTCCCGGGAGCATGATGTCCTTGTGGCAAAGGGCTGGACGAGTTGGCCGACGGGGTTCGCCAAGCGGAATCATTCTAGTAACTGGTGCTGATCAATTGGATCAGTACTTCGCGCGAAATGTTGATTCACTCCTGAGCCGTCCGTTAGAACGAGCGCTTGTGAATGCCAGGAATGATCACATCTTGAAGCAACACTTGCCTGCCGCTGCAGCCGAAGTTCCTCTCATGTATGACGACCCATACATTAATGTTGCCGAACATGCTGAGACAATCGCCGATCTGGAAAGAAAGCGGATGTTGCTTAGGAGTGCATCCGGAAAACAATGGTTTCCCGGCAGACCGAGACCGCATGCATACGTGAATTTGAGGAACGTGGGTGGGGTATTCGACATTATCGATGAATCTCGGAATGACAAGAAGGCTATTGGTTCGCTCGCTGGCAATTCCGTATTTCGTGAATGTCATGATGGTGCTGTTTACTTACATCGCGGTGAACCTTATCTGGTAGAGAAACTTGATCTGCGCCGGAAGTCTGTGCATGTTCGCCCGTTTGACGATAGAGTGTACACGATGGTACGTTCACAGAAGGAAACAGAAATCCTTGATGTGCGTGATACTCGAATTGCAGGTTCATTTGTCACCCGATTAGGGTTGCTAAAGGTTACTGAATATTTTGTCGGCTACGAGAGACGACATCTTTATTCGCAAGAGTTATTGAGCGTTGAGCCATTGGAACTACCGCCACAGAGCTTCAATACTCTTGGTTGTTGGATCGAATTGCCGGCAGGATTGAAAGCCATGCTTGATGAAGAAGACTTCCATTTCATGGGTTCAATTCATGCAATTGAACACGCAGCAATATCTTTGACTCCTCTGCTTGCGCTTTGTGATCGAAATGATCTAGGAGGCATCAGCTTCACACGCCACCCGCAGCTTTCTAATGGGGCGATCTTCTTTTATGACGGTTATCCTGGCGGTGTCGGCATCGCTGAATGTATTTACACTTCGATGGAGGATTTGCTTCAACGTACTCGAGATCTGATTGCGTCGTGTGTGTGCGATGAGGGGTGCCCTTCGTGTATTCAGTCACCGAAGTGCGGATCTGGAAATAGACCTCTGGATAAGTCTGGTTCTGTGTTCACTCTTGATGTTCTTGGTTCTTTGGTTGCAGAGACTGTGGTTCCATGCCAGATTGTGCAAACTTCTGAAAAAGTTTCGGAAGTAGTGGAAAGTGTGTACCAAGCTCAAGTTCTGCCGGCTGATAAGAGAGTGCTGGTCTTTGACTTGGAAACACAGCTTGCTGCGGACGAAGTCGGCGGCTGGAATGAGGCTCGCCAAATGAGGGTCGCCGTTGCCGCGGTCTGGGATAGTATTGAAGATAAAGTGCTAACTTATGATGAATCCACCGTTGACAGTTTGTTAGAGCACATGAAGTTAGCAGACCTGATTTGCGGGTTCAATGTTCGGAGTTTTGATCTGGAAGTCCTGCGCGGGTATACGTTCGAGAACCTTCAATCGCTTCCTGTGCTCGACTTAATAGATGAAGTTGTCGCAAATCGCGGAGGTCGACTGAAATTGGATACGATTGCAAAAGCGACTCTTGGAGTCGGTAAGAGCGCGGACGGTCTGCAGTCACTCCAATGGTTTCGTGATGGGCGAATTGATTTGGTGCGGGAATATTGCATAAAGGATGTGGAGATTACTCGCGACGTTCTTACTTTTGCGTTGTTAAATGGTTTTATTTTGTATGAGGACAAATCGGGTGCGCACGTGAAGTTGCCTCTATGTATTGACCTGGAGCGCTACTTTAAGAAACGTAGCCGTGTATTACAATGA
- a CDS encoding NAD-dependent epimerase/dehydratase family protein, with amino-acid sequence MSVRILVTGSTGFVGSHLAESLLADGCIVRLLVRDPRKLRWFDRNKYEIIVGDLTDSAVLSSAVESVDIVIHCAGVTKAVDIGEYYRINKDATQLLAEVSEQQGVNRFVYCSTLAVCGPSKNVPHREEDEVSPITNYGRSKFEGELALKRVLRNTSWQILRPPAVMGPRDEQFVPLFKMMWRWRVFTDVGGHPRKYSMIGVHDLVRALKLSAFSPVTNDTFFVGMSLPYEWRDVAHAFSNVCGRRPRRVVVPAFVSRIIGVFGDYSMRISRKPVLLNSEKVKEILAESWMCSVSKAESVLGFQCKDDLESVVRKTFEFYRQRNWI; translated from the coding sequence ATGAGCGTCCGCATACTTGTCACAGGTTCAACGGGTTTTGTGGGGAGTCATCTTGCCGAAAGTCTGTTGGCAGATGGTTGCATTGTCAGATTGCTTGTTAGAGATCCTCGCAAACTGAGATGGTTTGACAGGAATAAGTATGAAATTATTGTGGGTGATTTGACTGATTCCGCAGTGCTAAGTAGTGCCGTTGAGTCTGTCGATATCGTAATCCACTGTGCGGGAGTTACAAAAGCAGTTGATATCGGAGAATACTACCGGATAAACAAAGATGCCACTCAGCTCCTTGCGGAAGTGAGCGAGCAACAAGGTGTCAATCGCTTTGTTTATTGTTCGACGCTCGCAGTATGTGGTCCTTCAAAGAATGTTCCGCATAGGGAAGAGGATGAAGTTTCACCCATCACCAACTATGGCAGAAGCAAGTTTGAGGGGGAGCTTGCATTAAAACGCGTCCTGAGAAATACGTCATGGCAGATCCTCCGTCCGCCAGCCGTCATGGGCCCGCGTGATGAACAGTTTGTACCATTGTTCAAAATGATGTGGCGATGGAGAGTCTTTACCGATGTTGGCGGGCATCCGCGCAAATACAGCATGATTGGCGTTCATGATTTAGTACGCGCATTGAAGTTGTCAGCATTCTCGCCTGTTACAAACGACACATTTTTTGTAGGAATGTCATTGCCATATGAGTGGAGGGACGTCGCCCATGCTTTCAGCAATGTTTGTGGTCGTAGGCCACGTAGAGTTGTTGTACCTGCTTTTGTATCTCGGATAATCGGAGTTTTCGGTGACTATTCTATGAGAATTAGTCGCAAACCCGTGCTATTGAATTCTGAGAAGGTGAAGGAGATACTTGCCGAGAGCTGGATGTGCAGTGTTAGCAAGGCTGAGTCGGTACTTGGCTTTCAGTGCAAGGATGACTTGGAGTCAGTCGTTCGCAAAACCTTCGAATTTTATCGTCAACGAAACTGGATATGA
- a CDS encoding acyl-CoA thioesterase: MGWVYYACYLHYFEVARSDLIRSLWKSYRSIEEEDDLRLPVIEAKCRYVSGARYEDELDIYTVLLLEGIKLHFQYEVRDATSDALIAEGSTVHCFVDSKGRPKRPPDSFKQFYQS, from the coding sequence ATGGGCTGGGTCTATTACGCATGTTACTTGCATTACTTTGAAGTTGCACGTTCTGACTTGATTCGGTCACTTTGGAAATCGTATCGCAGCATTGAGGAAGAAGATGATTTACGTCTCCCCGTCATTGAAGCGAAGTGCAGATACGTTAGTGGCGCTCGATATGAAGACGAACTTGATATCTATACTGTCCTGTTGCTTGAGGGGATAAAGCTTCATTTTCAGTATGAAGTTCGGGATGCGACGTCTGATGCGTTGATTGCAGAAGGATCGACTGTACACTGCTTCGTTGATTCGAAGGGTCGGCCAAAGCGGCCGCCCGATTCGTTTAAGCAGTTCTATCAATCATGA
- a CDS encoding acetyl-CoA carboxylase carboxyltransferase subunit alpha, with amino-acid sequence MSQNGTAQAKQGFASGFVLEFEKPIVELENKIAEMRALAESSGMGNLSVEIDRMQKKALKMREEVFSKLSRWQKVQLARHPRRPYTLDYIERICSQFMELHGDRCFADDHALISGIGEIDGSSFLIMGHQKGRGTKENIFRNFGMANPEGYRKAIRHLALAQKFRLPVVTFIDTPGAYPGLGAEERGQAEAIARSLYEMSRLGVPIVTFVIGEGGSGGALAISIADRIFMLEYSIYSVISPEGCASILYRDAGQAPQAAEALKLTADDLLELGIIDGIIPEPPGGAHENFDEIAARVKERILTTLPELSSESREKLLEARHKKYERIGFFLES; translated from the coding sequence ATGTCTCAAAACGGTACAGCTCAAGCAAAGCAAGGCTTCGCTTCCGGCTTTGTTCTTGAATTTGAGAAACCAATAGTTGAGCTTGAAAACAAGATCGCGGAAATGAGGGCGCTTGCCGAAAGTTCCGGCATGGGCAATTTGTCCGTCGAGATCGATCGCATGCAAAAGAAGGCGCTGAAAATGCGCGAGGAAGTGTTTTCCAAGCTTTCTCGCTGGCAAAAAGTGCAATTGGCACGGCATCCTCGACGGCCTTATACATTGGACTATATCGAACGGATTTGCTCTCAATTCATGGAGCTTCATGGTGATCGTTGCTTTGCTGACGATCATGCATTGATTTCAGGAATTGGTGAAATTGATGGAAGCAGCTTTCTTATCATGGGCCACCAAAAGGGCCGTGGCACTAAAGAGAACATATTCCGGAATTTTGGGATGGCGAATCCTGAAGGCTACCGAAAAGCGATACGTCACTTGGCACTCGCTCAGAAGTTCAGGTTGCCTGTAGTGACTTTCATTGACACTCCGGGCGCGTATCCCGGACTTGGTGCAGAGGAGCGTGGCCAAGCTGAGGCGATAGCACGAAGTCTTTATGAAATGTCAAGATTGGGAGTTCCGATTGTAACATTCGTTATTGGAGAAGGTGGGTCCGGAGGCGCCCTTGCTATCTCCATTGCTGATAGAATTTTTATGCTGGAGTATTCGATCTACTCAGTCATTTCACCGGAAGGTTGCGCGTCAATACTTTACAGAGATGCCGGTCAGGCGCCTCAAGCGGCTGAGGCCCTCAAGTTGACGGCAGATGACTTGCTTGAACTGGGTATCATCGATGGAATAATACCGGAACCTCCTGGCGGCGCACACGAAAACTTTGATGAGATCGCCGCGCGAGTCAAGGAGCGAATTCTAACAACATTGCCGGAACTCTCTTCCGAATCTCGCGAGAAACTGTTGGAAGCTCGACACAAAAAGTATGAGCGAATTGGCTTCTTCCTCGAATCTTGA
- a CDS encoding glycosyltransferase family 2 protein: MIARKCVSVVVVSYNSESTISACISSVFDTSIDLIDSFIVVDNASSDRTCDVIRKNSNGIRLIENKVNQGFGRACNSGADESNSEFILFLNPDATVDRDTILNLVCFLDSRSAAGCCGPLIRNGKGVPDPACRRGFPTPLNALGKLFFLEKLFTRSRGISGYSLPWLGFNREALVDCISGACILIRRSDFDRIGGFDEQFFLFGEDVDLCKRISLVGREVWFVPSARITHIGGHSMSQVRDTANYEFYRAMRIYMSKHWRHLPPPAFDLIDKGIGFRAWLEKYIGH, translated from the coding sequence ATGATTGCGCGTAAATGCGTGTCAGTTGTGGTGGTCTCTTACAATTCGGAATCGACGATTTCGGCGTGCATCAGCTCGGTGTTTGATACTTCAATTGATTTGATAGATTCATTCATTGTCGTTGACAATGCATCATCAGATCGTACATGCGATGTCATCAGGAAGAACTCTAATGGCATTCGGCTGATCGAAAATAAAGTGAACCAAGGCTTCGGTCGCGCTTGCAACTCTGGTGCCGATGAGAGCAATTCAGAGTTCATACTGTTTCTAAATCCAGACGCAACTGTTGACCGAGACACGATACTAAACTTGGTCTGCTTTCTTGACTCCAGATCAGCGGCGGGATGCTGCGGTCCGCTTATTCGAAACGGCAAAGGTGTGCCGGACCCGGCCTGCCGAAGGGGATTCCCGACTCCTCTAAATGCTCTTGGTAAACTGTTCTTTCTTGAAAAGCTGTTTACCAGAAGCCGGGGCATATCGGGTTACAGCTTGCCCTGGCTCGGATTCAATCGTGAGGCACTTGTCGACTGCATTTCGGGAGCATGCATTTTGATTCGCAGGTCTGATTTTGACAGAATCGGTGGTTTTGACGAGCAGTTCTTTTTGTTTGGCGAAGATGTTGATCTATGCAAGAGAATTTCGCTCGTCGGCCGTGAAGTATGGTTTGTTCCATCAGCACGGATTACGCACATCGGCGGTCACAGTATGAGTCAAGTAAGAGACACTGCAAACTACGAGTTTTATCGTGCGATGAGAATTTACATGTCTAAGCACTGGAGACACCTTCCTCCGCCCGCATTTGATCTGATCGACAAGGGAATTGGCTTTCGCGCCTGGCTGGAGAAATACATTGGACACTAA
- a CDS encoding polyprenol monophosphomannose synthase yields MRALVIIPTYNEKEGIEAIIRAVLDQNLGVDVLIVDDNSPDGTGQIVRNLQANLAGLHLIERPGKMGLGTAYVTGFKYAIENDYDAVFEMDADFSHDPLVLPQFLEKIRDHDFVLGSRYVNGISVVNWPLSRLMLSYFASYYTRWITGMPIKDPTGGFKCFRTSTLKAIDLDGVKSNGYSFQIEMNFKAWKKGFKYVEIPIIFVDRRAGHSKMSKAIVREAVWMVWKLRLKSMFGRL; encoded by the coding sequence GTGAGAGCTCTTGTCATCATCCCAACCTACAACGAGAAAGAAGGGATCGAAGCAATCATTCGCGCCGTGCTCGATCAGAACCTTGGTGTTGATGTACTAATTGTGGATGATAACTCTCCCGACGGGACTGGACAAATTGTGCGAAATCTGCAGGCGAATCTCGCTGGTCTGCATCTAATTGAGCGCCCCGGGAAAATGGGATTAGGTACTGCCTACGTAACTGGCTTCAAGTATGCAATTGAAAACGATTATGATGCAGTGTTTGAAATGGATGCAGATTTCTCCCATGATCCGCTTGTCTTACCTCAGTTCCTTGAGAAAATCCGAGATCACGACTTTGTTCTTGGCTCCCGGTATGTAAACGGGATATCTGTCGTAAACTGGCCGCTTTCCCGGCTTATGTTGAGCTACTTCGCCTCGTACTATACAAGGTGGATAACGGGCATGCCTATCAAGGACCCGACCGGAGGGTTCAAATGTTTTCGGACCTCAACGCTAAAAGCCATTGATCTTGACGGTGTCAAGTCAAACGGTTACAGCTTCCAAATCGAAATGAATTTTAAGGCGTGGAAGAAGGGCTTCAAATATGTCGAGATCCCGATTATCTTTGTTGATCGGAGAGCCGGCCACTCTAAAATGTCGAAGGCAATTGTTCGCGAAGCCGTTTGGATGGTGTGGAAACTCCGACTGAAATCCATGTTTGGCAGACTTTAG